TGTCTGCTTGTAAATAGCTTCATAATCATGACAGTGACTGACATGAGAGATAAAGGAAATCTTACTGAATTTAGACAATTGTTGTACTGTTTAGCAATCAATCGTTCCAAACAAACTTACAGAGTGTATGTGATCATATTGGCCTCCAGTGATGTCCTGTGCTTGGGACTCATGGTGTGGGCCAGTGGCCTCATGGTGCTGATCTTAGCCAAGCATAAGCAGAAGGTCCGACATGTTCACAGATCCTTGGCTACAAAGTCACGTCATGAAACCAAGGCCACGGGGCGTGTTCTTGTCCTAGTGAGCAGTTTTGTAGGTCTTTATGGAACATCTTTTGTCTTAATGATGTGTTTTTCTTTCCAGGATAAAGCAGACACATGGCTGGTCAATGCCAACGTGGCCATGAGTGCTTGTTTCCCAGTACTCTGCCCCTTTCTGCTCACCAGAAGCTATACTAGGAGTTTTAAACTCTGCCATACTTTGAATATATCAAGGGCCAATTTTATTCTTGTGTAGTCGGCTCTTTAAAACATATACTGTACACACTATTATATTCAGTATGTAATGTTCACATCAGATCTACACTCTAGGTAAAATATCTCCCAGTGCTCTTTGAATCCAGTTACTTTCAATTGTTTCAATTTAGGACATTTTGGTACAAGATAAATTTAAATTGTAGGGTATATAGGTTGTAATAATTATGGTTTACATGGGTTTAACATTCATGGATCTCTTTTATAGACAAA
This portion of the Apodemus sylvaticus chromosome 1, mApoSyl1.1, whole genome shotgun sequence genome encodes:
- the LOC127674027 gene encoding vomeronasal type-1 receptor 4-like gives rise to the protein MASADLTMGIFFLSQTVLGMLGNSVLLCCFIIADFSGIKTRPVDLIVKHLTWANIMVVICKGIPQTMATFGHSYFLEEIACKLVFYLHRVSRGFSLGSTCLLSIFQAITISSTNSMSAQLKARIPKMIGTSLALCWSLCLLVNSFIIMTVTDMRDKGNLTEFRQLLYCLAINRSKQTYRVYVIILASSDVLCLGLMVWASGLMVLILAKHKQKVRHVHRSLATKSRHETKATGRVLVLVSSFVGLYGTSFVLMMCFSFQDKADTWLVNANVAMSACFPVLCPFLLTRSYTRSFKLCHTLNISRANFILV